DNA from Streptococcus parasuis:
TGCCATCACAGAACCTAAGTCCGCAAGATCAGCATTTTTCGGGTCAAGAATATACAGTTTTGAATCTGTATGAAGCAAGGCTTCAATCAGTGTCAGTATAAAGTAAGTTTTACCGCCACCTGTACCACCAGCAATCAACATATGAGGGAGCTTATCATATTCCCACCATACGTTTTTCATTAAGCGAAGTTTACCATCTTTAGCTTCTACTTCATCAATAGAAATACGACTGGCTATGGTGTCATAGATCAAAGTATATTCCACATAGGAATCCTTTAACTCTTTATCCGTCAGCTCACAGTACAAGCCACTCTCTAATTTCTTTTCCAAGTGTAAGAGTTGGTCTTGATATTTTCCCAGCGTGATTTCCACCCGTATCTGTATCAAGCCATTTTTAAGTCGATAATACATTTTAGGGAAGTAGGTTATCTTTTCCTTTGTACGACCAGCACTATCTTTAAAGAAACCCTCTGTTTTGACCTGTTCAGATTCATACCACTTGTTTTCAAGTATCATCTTTGCCAGTTTTTGACGGTGGTAAAGTTGTTTAACCGTATCATAGCGAACCCGTTTGAATACAAACGCTACCAGCAAGCAGATAAGAATTGCGACACTGAAACTGATAATTAAATAGGGAATGTCAATCTTATCTGCTTGTGATAGGTTAAAATCCTGCCAGTTGATCTGCTGGATTGTCTTCACATGAAACAGTCCGACAACCAGCAGGAAAACAGGCAGGAGTGACGCTATCGTAAAATGAAAGACTAAATCTTTACCAGATGGGCGAATCCTTTTACCACGCTGTTTCATGCGAAAAAGTCTCCTTTCTACCTAGCGACTATTTGTCTTGTGTCGGTTCTTTCTTTGCTTGTGGTTGAGCTTTGAATGAACTAGAATCCTTTGTCAGCACAATATCGTCTGCCTTGATATACCAGTCAACATCTGCTCCTTGATAGGTGGCAGTAGCAACGGTGTCCGCAATGGGATTGATAAGTTCCACCCGTGCGTTATAATCAAACTCTTTCAAAGGCACGCTGGCAGGAATACTTACTTGAATCATGCGTCCTTGTCCTTTGGATTTTAAGTCATAGGTACGTTCCTTGATTTCATCTGAAACCGACCCGTCTTCATTTTGGATTCTCACTTCACGACGTAGAGCAGAGAATTTCAATTCTCCAAAAGTCGTGTCTTTATCTAATACAATGCCATTTGCTAATCTCATCATTTTTCCTCTCTTTCTTTATTCTTTTATCATGTCGTCAGCATGTAAAAGGTAATTTGTAAAACCACGAGTGCCGATTTTGTAGCCCTCTGCGGTAATACGTGGATTGACTAACTTCACACGTTCCTCAAAGCCGAAATGTTTTTCGCCAGCTTCAGCAGGAAGCACCACCACAATATCATCTGCTCTTTGAACATCAGAATAGAGATTATAGCTTCTTGATAAGACAGTTAGCCGTCCGTTGATTCTTCGCTGAACGACTTTATCCTCGCCAGCAAATTCTAAATTGCCGAATGTTTTTTCCATGTTGGGAATCACAAATTTAAGTTCCATATTTTTACCTATCCTTTCTTTTTTATTGGCTGAATGAATGTTTGATGGTCTTAAAGAGTGGGGAACGACCTTTTGATTCTTGATTTTTTGTTTTCATAAGTTCACTTCCTTTCAAAATCGGGTAAAAAAATAGACACCTCATTTTTTGAAGTGTCTACCTATTAAATATTCAAATTTTATTGGAAGTATCTTTATATCTTCACTTTTCAAGGATAAATCGTCGTATCAAAGCTCATTCATAAGTAGTAAATTAGTAGTAAATTGAGTGGTTTTGACCTTGATAAAGTGTGATAAGTCCAGTTTTTATGCGGATAACTAGATTTTTATGCTATTTTTGATATAAAAAGAAAACCTCTCTAAACCCTTGATATGCATAGGGTTAGGGAGGTTTTTGTCGTTTCAAACTGTCAAAGATGGGATTATACCATTTTTACAAAAGAATTGAAGATACGAAAACAGCCGACCATTGCCGACTGCTTTCTAGGAGATTATATGAAAAAGAAGTTGTTTGCTATTTCTAGCTTGAAGATAGTATAGCTCTCATAACTTAAATAGAACTGAAAGATTTCTTATGCAAAACTTAAAGAATGCTCTATTGTTTTCAAACAACCTAAGACACGAAAACAGCCGACCATTGCCGACTGCTTTCTAGGAGATTATATGAAAAAGAAGTTGTTTGCTATTTCTAGCTTGAAGATAGTATAGCCCCCATAACTTAAACAGAACTGAAAGATTTCTTATGCAAAACTTAAAGAATGCTCGATTATCTTCAAACAACCTAAGACACGAAAACAGCCGACCATCGTCGACTGCTTTCTAGGAGATTATATGAAAAAGAATTTGTTTGCTATTTCTAGCTTGAAGATACTATAGCTCTCAAAACTTAAACAGAACTAAAAGATTTCTTATGCAAACCTTAAAAAGCAAATCATCCTGTGGAGTATCGGAAGCGAACATATAACAAACTTGCTCGAAAGGCATTATCTACTATCGTTGCAAGCCAAATACTAGGCAAGCCCAATTGATAATTTTTTATTAGAAAATATGCTAGACCTATTCGCACCACCCACATGCCTATACCAGTCGCATAAAAAGGTAGTCGAGCATTGCCCATACCTTGCCAAAGTCCTGTAAAGACAAGAGCTGCTGCTGTAAAAGGTACCCCAAGGACAGAATAGAGCAAGACTGTCTGACTAGCTTGTGCCACTTGAACATCCATCGTGAAAAGACTAATTAGAAAAGGTCCTGCTAAGTAACTAATGCCTCCTATCACGAACATAAAAATCAGCGAGAGTCCAAGACCAATTCGATAAATCCGTTGAACAGCTAACGAATCTTGCCTACTCTTTGCAGTCATAATAAGCGTTGCTACTGAGATTCCTAAGGTGGGCATATAGTTAAATTGAGTAATGGTTTCTCCAATTGCATTTCCAGCAACAACAGCCGTTCCCAAACCAGTAATCATTCCAACAATGACTACATCACCTGCTCTCATCATCAACCGTTCGCCAATAGCAGGTAGAGCAAGCCTAACTAACTCTTTATCAACAGACCAAGTACTTGGTTTAATAGAGATCGATAGGCGTGACCAAAGTAGACCGCACCCGACTATTCTTGACAATATCGTTCCAAAAGCAACTCCGGCAACCCCTGTATGGAGTACAAAAACTGCAATGGCCGAAAATACGGCATTTAGGAGATTTGAAAATATACTAATATACATTGGATAACGAGGTTGACCAAGAGTTCTCAGAATTCCACCCAAACAGGTCATAAGTCCCAGTAACAAAATACTACCCCCGACCAAGATCAAATAGAGACCACCAAGTTGAGCTACCTCACGTTCTGCCCCCAAGCTAGTCAGCAATGTTGGACCTAGTATAACCGCTAAAATACCCAGAAATACACCTACATAAACAGTCAGCTTGACACTATCGGTGACAATGGCAGTAATCTGCATTCCTTTCTCTTTTCCTAAAACATGGGCCAATTGGGATGAAACGGCTGCAGCTAACGCAATAAAAACCGCCTGATAGACGGCTAATAGATTATTCGCAATCGATACGCCAGATAAAGCTACGATTCCAAGACTGGCGACCAAATAGGAATCCACCATCCCCATCAACATTTGAAGAAGGCTTTCGCCCATTGCAGGAAAGGCAATTGATATTAGTTCTTTGCAAATCTTTTTGTTCATATTCTCCAATTCATTTTTGTGGTATCAACATCAACTCAATTAAATATTTTTACTTTAAAAAACAAACTGTCGTTTAAACAGTTTGTATAAAAATATCCATGAATTAAACACCCAAATATCGTTCTACTTCTGCTTGCATATCCGCAGCTGCAACAACGGTATTGTGACGAACCGGTGCAGTTTCCAAACCATCTACACATCTACAGCTGGTGGCAAGGCTGTACCTGAAATCTCATGTAATTTTGCAAGAGCTTCAAAGTCAGTTAAACCTGACTGACCAGTCACAGCTTCAACCGCAACCACAGGGAACTTGTACGGACTAGCTGTTGAAGCAATTACTGTTGGGGTCTGATCACCAGTTTGCTGTACATATTTCTTATAAACTGCAGATGCTACAGCCGTATGTGGGTCTTCAATATAGCCTGACTCGTCATAAACACGTTTGATTTCTGCAGCAGTTTCTTCTTCTGTCGCAAAGGCAGCAACAAAGAAAGATAAAATATCCGCGTCAGCCCCTTGTATGTCATACTGACCAGCTGTGTTCAAGGCGTCCATCAGCTCCGCTGTTTTGACAGCGTCATTACCAAAGAGGTGGAAAATCAAACGCTCCAAGTTTGATGAGACCAAAATGTCCATAGATGGACTAGTGGTCACGCGGAAAGTACGGTTCTTGTCGTAAACGCCAGTTGAGAAGAAGTCGGTTAGGACATTGTTGTCGTTGGAAGCACAGATGAGCTTGCCAACTGGAAGACCAATCTGCTTAGCATAGTAAGCCGCTAAGATATTCCCAAAATTCCCTGTCGGAACGGTGAAATTGACCTTGTCACCCGCCACAATCTCACCAGTCTTAACCAGCTGAGCGTAGGCATAAACATAGTAAACAATCTGTGGCACTAAGCGACCGATGTTCATGGAGTTGGCTGATGAAAACTGGAGTTTCTTAGCCACCAACTTGGCACGAAGATTCTCATCATTGAACATGTGCTTCACATTAGTCTGAGCATCGTCAAAGTTACCATCAATGGCCACCACGTGGGTATTAGCCCCCGTCTGCGTAGTCATCTGCAATTCTTGGACTTTAGATACCCCGTCGCGTGGGTAGAAGACGATGATTTGTGTACCTGGTACATCCGCAAAGCCGGCCATAGCAGCCTTACCTGTATCACCTGACGTTGCAGTTAAAATGACAATCTCATTTTCCAGACCATGTTTTTTAGCCGCTGTCGTCATCAAATAAGGCAAGATAGACAGGGCCATGTCCTTAAAGGCAATAGTTGAGCCACGGAAAAGTTCCAAGTTGTACTGGCCTTTTAGTTTGACAACTGGGGCAATAGCTGGCGTGTCAAACTTGCTATCGTAGGCATTGTTGATACAGTAGTCCAGCTCATCTGCCGTAAAATCATCCAAAAAAGCCGACAAAATCAACTTGGCAATTTCTTGATAAGAAGCATCTTTGAGTACAGAAAAATCCAACTCAACCCTTGGCATGGAAATAGGGGTAAACAACCCACCATCAGTAGCCAACCCTTGTAAAATGGCTTGACTTGCTGATACGGTATTATTGGCATCACGTGTTGATTGATATACTAATGTCATGGTATCCCTCGTAAAAAATCTATTTTTTCTATTCTACCATAAATTGACAGAAAATTGGCAAGATATGAGAAATTGTTCCTTCATTTACTAGAATTTCTTAACGATGAAACAAAAAAATCCAAAATCGCATTGATTTTGAATTTTTATATCTATTTTATCCTAAACGTTGTCTAGCATCAGCTGCACGTTGGAAAGCTTGACCGACATAGTTGATACAGAGCATCATCACAAGGATGAATATAGCTGCTGGTAGCCAAATCCATGTCTTATTCTCTAAAATATCTGCATTACGAGCATTGGCAATCAAGGTCCCCAAACTTGGTACTGTCGATGGTAGACCGAAACCAAGATAAGTCAATGAAGTCTCAATACCGATATTCCCAGCAAAGTTCAAGGTCAGGTTGACGATAATCAATGAACTTAAGTTTGGCAAAATTTCACGGAACATAATCATGAAGTCGCTTGTTCCCAATGTTTTAGATGCATTTACATAATCCAAACTTGCCTCTGACAAAGTCCTTGTACGGAAGAGACGAGCCTTAGCTGTCCAGTAGAATGCACTCATTATTAAAATGAAATGATAAATAGTATAATCTTTGATTACAGTTACGAATACAATAATAAGCATTGTAACTGGTAAAATCATGATAAAGTCTACTATACGCATTAAGAAGCCATCCAAACGACCTCCATAATAACCCGAAATGAGACCGATTGAGATACCTACTATACTAGTAATGATTGTTATAGTAAAACCTATTACAATTGAATTGCGTGCTCCGATGATTAACTGACCAAAAATGTCCTTACCGCCTTCATCGGTTCCTAAAATATGTCCATCAACCCCTGGTTCCAAGTAGCGTCCTAATAGATTTACTTTCATAACTTGTTCCTGATCCAATACTAAGGCACCAATAAAGACTGCCAATAGAACTGTGACCAAGATAAAGAATGAAGCTAATGCAAGCTTATCCTTCGTAAACTCTCGGACAATGACACGGAAACCACCCGGAGGAGTTGAAGCTGATTGTTCTTGTTTTTTCTTATCTTTACTCACCATTCTCCTCCTTCTATTTCACACGGATACGTGGGTCTACAATACTCATGATAATATCTGAAATCAATGTCCCCAGCAAGGTACCCATACCAAAAATTAACAAGAGAGCCAAGATGACACTATAGTCACGGCTTGAGATAGAATTGAAGAACAATTGACCAATACCTGGATAGGTAAAAATATTTTCGATAAAGATTGAACCCCCGATTAAACCAGTCAATTCATAGCCTAAGAATGACGCAATCGGCAGAATGGAGTTACGGAAAATATGTCGGTTATAAACCACTCTCTCTGGAACCCCTTTAGCTCGCGCTGTACGTACATAATCTTGACTTTTTGCATCAATAATTCCTGTACGGAGATATTGAATTGTGACCGTCGTCGACAGAATAGCCATCGTAATTGCAGGGAGAATCATATGGTGCAGGCGACTCAATATAGCTGCGAATCCTTCTACGCCACCTCCAATAGATCCCCGGGTTGGGAACCATCCTAGACTAAAACCAAACATCCATAGCATAAGAATCGCAAATACAAAGATTGGAGTAGAGAAAGTCAAGAAGTTATATACACCAATAATTTTATCTGCCAATGAGTTTTGATAACGACCCGCTATCATCCCCAACGGGAGTGCAATAAGATAGGTCAATACCATGGTTAAAAGCGACAACCAAATTGTGTTATTCAAACGTTGCATAATCACATCAATAACAGGTTGTTTAAATAGGATACTTTGACCAAAATCACCTTGCAATAAATTACCAACCCAACGGAAATACTGAATATGGATTGGATCATAATACCCCGCTGCGATACGTTTTTGTTCAATAATTGCAGGGTCAATGTTTGGATCAATCATACCTGTAAACGGATCACCTGGCATCATCTTAGCAACAAAGAAAGCAATGACACTCAAAATAATAATTTGCGGAATCATCATGAGCAAACGACGTAATATTGTTTTCCACATCTTAGTTCTTACCTCCTTCTGGAAGGGCTACCTGATGAGTTGCCGAAAAGGCTTTTAAATCATACACACGACCGTTTTCATCATAGTAATGACCTTGCATTTCTTGATATTCTTTTTCAGCAGCCAAACGCTTTTCTTTATTCTTTAGACGATTAACTGGATCAATCGACGGAATAGCAGACAACAATCGTTTGGTGTAAATGTGTTGAGGATTCGTATAGATATCACTCTTATTTCCTGTTTCAACAAAACGACCGCGATACATAATGAATAGCTCATCACACATGTGTTGTACAACACCAAGGTCGTGGGAAATAAATAAATAGCTTAGCTTGAATTCATCTTGGATGCGCTTCATATAATTCAATACTTGCGCTTGAACAGATAGGTCCAAGGCAGAAACAGGCTCATCTGCAATTATTAATCGAGGGTTACTTGCCAAAGCACGTGCAACACCAATACGTTGGCGTTGACCACCTGAGAATTCATGAGGATATTTGATGAGTGCTTCTTCATTTAAACCAATTGTGTCCAACAATTGAAGAACTTTTCTCTTTTCTTCATCGGGTGAAAGACGATCAAAATTACGAATTGGCTCTGCAATAATGTCCAAAATACGTTTTTTAGGATTAAAACTAGAAAGTGAATCTTGGAAAATCATTTGAACATCGCGGTTAAAGTTGCCTTTCTTACCACGAGACTTATTCGTTACATCTTTTCCTTCATAGAAAATCTGACCTGAGGTCGCACGTTCCAAACCAATAATTGCCTTACCAATGGTTGATTTTCCTGATCCTGATTCACCAACTAAACCATACGTTTTACCTTCATCAAACTCAATATTAATACCATCTACAGCATAAACATAGTCTGTAACACGGTTGAAGAAGCCACTACGAATTGGATAATGGACTTTCAAATCTTTTACTTCAATAAATCCCACTATTAGGCCTCCCCTTCAAAATAGAATGTCTCATGGCAGGTGCAACGA
Protein-coding regions in this window:
- the opp4B gene encoding oligopeptide ABC transporter permease; this translates as MWKTILRRLLMMIPQIIILSVIAFFVAKMMPGDPFTGMIDPNIDPAIIEQKRIAAGYYDPIHIQYFRWVGNLLQGDFGQSILFKQPVIDVIMQRLNNTIWLSLLTMVLTYLIALPLGMIAGRYQNSLADKIIGVYNFLTFSTPIFVFAILMLWMFGFSLGWFPTRGSIGGGVEGFAAILSRLHHMILPAITMAILSTTVTIQYLRTGIIDAKSQDYVRTARAKGVPERVVYNRHIFRNSILPIASFLGYELTGLIGGSIFIENIFTYPGIGQLFFNSISSRDYSVILALLLIFGMGTLLGTLISDIIMSIVDPRIRVK
- a CDS encoding ATP-binding cassette domain-containing protein, with protein sequence MGFIEVKDLKVHYPIRSGFFNRVTDYVYAVDGINIEFDEGKTYGLVGESGSGKSTIGKAIIGLERATSGQIFYEGKDVTNKSRGKKGNFNRDVQMIFQDSLSSFNPKKRILDIIAEPIRNFDRLSPDEEKRKVLQLLDTIGLNEEALIKYPHEFSGGQRQRIGVARALASNPRLIIADEPVSALDLSVQAQVLNYMKRIQDEFKLSYLFISHDLGVVQHMCDELFIMYRGRFVETGNKSDIYTNPQHIYTKRLLSAIPSIDPVNRLKNKEKRLAAEKEYQEMQGHYYDENGRVYDLKAFSATHQVALPEGGKN
- a CDS encoding YdcP family protein, whose translation is MELKFVIPNMEKTFGNLEFAGEDKVVQRRINGRLTVLSRSYNLYSDVQRADDIVVVLPAEAGEKHFGFEERVKLVNPRITAEGYKIGTRGFTNYLLHADDMIKE
- a CDS encoding FtsK/SpoIIIE domain-containing protein, with the translated sequence MKQRGKRIRPSGKDLVFHFTIASLLPVFLLVVGLFHVKTIQQINWQDFNLSQADKIDIPYLIISFSVAILICLLVAFVFKRVRYDTVKQLYHRQKLAKMILENKWYESEQVKTEGFFKDSAGRTKEKITYFPKMYYRLKNGLIQIRVEITLGKYQDQLLHLEKKLESGLYCELTDKELKDSYVEYTLIYDTIASRISIDEVEAKDGKLRLMKNVWWEYDKLPHMLIAGGTGGGKTYFILTLIEALLHTDSKLYILDPKNADLADLGSVMANVYYRKEDLLSCIETFYEEMMKRSEEMKQMKNYKTGKNYAYLGLPAHFLIFDEYVAFMEMLGTKENTAVMNKLKQIVMLGRQAGFFLILACQRPDAKYLGDGIRDQFNFRVALGRMSEMGYGMMFGSDVQKDFFLKRIKGRGYVDVGTSVISEFYTPLVPKGYDFLEEIKKLSNSRQSTQATCEAEVAGVD
- a CDS encoding MATE family efflux transporter, translated to MNKKICKELISIAFPAMGESLLQMLMGMVDSYLVASLGIVALSGVSIANNLLAVYQAVFIALAAAVSSQLAHVLGKEKGMQITAIVTDSVKLTVYVGVFLGILAVILGPTLLTSLGAEREVAQLGGLYLILVGGSILLLGLMTCLGGILRTLGQPRYPMYISIFSNLLNAVFSAIAVFVLHTGVAGVAFGTILSRIVGCGLLWSRLSISIKPSTWSVDKELVRLALPAIGERLMMRAGDVVIVGMITGLGTAVVAGNAIGETITQFNYMPTLGISVATLIMTAKSRQDSLAVQRIYRIGLGLSLIFMFVIGGISYLAGPFLISLFTMDVQVAQASQTVLLYSVLGVPFTAAALVFTGLWQGMGNARLPFYATGIGMWVVRIGLAYFLIKNYQLGLPSIWLATIVDNAFRASLLYVRFRYSTG
- a CDS encoding ABC transporter permease; the protein is MSKDKKKQEQSASTPPGGFRVIVREFTKDKLALASFFILVTVLLAVFIGALVLDQEQVMKVNLLGRYLEPGVDGHILGTDEGGKDIFGQLIIGARNSIVIGFTITIITSIVGISIGLISGYYGGRLDGFLMRIVDFIMILPVTMLIIVFVTVIKDYTIYHFILIMSAFYWTAKARLFRTRTLSEASLDYVNASKTLGTSDFMIMFREILPNLSSLIIVNLTLNFAGNIGIETSLTYLGFGLPSTVPSLGTLIANARNADILENKTWIWLPAAIFILVMMLCINYVGQAFQRAADARQRLG
- a CDS encoding YdcP family protein, with the protein product MMRLANGIVLDKDTTFGELKFSALRREVRIQNEDGSVSDEIKERTYDLKSKGQGRMIQVSIPASVPLKEFDYNARVELINPIADTVATATYQGADVDWYIKADDIVLTKDSSSFKAQPQAKKEPTQDK